A single genomic interval of Agarivorans aestuarii harbors:
- the phoU gene encoding phosphate signaling complex protein PhoU: MDKLNMNKHISGQFNAELDHVRNQIMAMGGLVEQQLIDALSLLSRPDAELVSKVISTDSKVNSFEVAIDEECTRIIAKRQPAASDLRIVMAIIKTIADLERIGDAAESIARMVERNMDKPLKASLTSLEHLGQHTAKMLHDVLDGFARMDVDMAWSVHQEDKKVDKEYERLIRELMTYMMEDPRSIPQVLDALNAARAIERVGDRCQNIAEYIIYFVRGKDIRHLAGDEVEKLL, encoded by the coding sequence ATGGATAAGTTAAACATGAACAAACACATATCTGGTCAGTTTAATGCTGAACTAGATCATGTGCGCAATCAAATTATGGCAATGGGTGGTTTAGTTGAGCAGCAACTGATAGATGCCCTTAGCCTGTTAAGCCGACCAGACGCAGAGTTGGTGAGCAAGGTGATTAGCACCGACAGCAAAGTAAATTCTTTTGAAGTTGCTATTGATGAAGAGTGCACTCGCATTATTGCTAAGCGCCAACCTGCTGCTAGTGACTTACGCATTGTAATGGCGATTATTAAAACCATTGCTGATTTAGAGCGTATTGGCGATGCAGCAGAAAGCATTGCTCGTATGGTTGAGCGTAACATGGATAAACCGCTTAAAGCGTCTCTAACCAGCTTGGAGCACTTGGGTCAACACACCGCCAAAATGCTGCATGACGTGTTAGATGGTTTTGCACGTATGGATGTAGATATGGCGTGGAGTGTTCACCAAGAAGATAAAAAGGTGGATAAAGAATACGAGCGTCTTATTCGTGAGTTGATGACTTACATGATGGAAGACCCGCGTTCTATTCCTCAAGTGCTAGATGCATTAAATGCTGCACGTGCTATTGAGCGAGTGGGTGACCGTTGCCAAAACATTGCCGAGTACATTATCTACTTCGTAAGAGGTAAAGATATTCGCCATTTAGCCGGCGATGAAGTGGAAAAGCTGCTTTAA